AGTAGTCGGAGAGATCAGTATCGTACGGTCGATGAGGTTTTTGAGTTCGCGTATATTACCCGGGAAGGGAAGACGCTCAAGCAGCTCAAGCGCATCGGAAGCAAAGTTCACCCTCGGTTGCCCGAGAGCCTCGGCCTGTCTGTCTGCAAAGAACTGAGCAAGGAGAGGGATATCCTCCCGACGCTCACGCAGAGCAGGGAGATAGACCTGTATGAGGTTGATACGGTAAAAGAGATCTTCTCGGAAAGTCTTGTCCTGCACCATCTGTGCGAGGTTGGCATTCGTTGCACTCACGACACGCACATCGACCTTACGAGGATGACTGTCTCCGAGGGCTTCGAAAGTCTGATCCTGCAAGACCCTCAACAACTTCACCTGACAAGTAAGATCGAGTTCTCCGATCTCATCCAAGAATATCGTCCCCTTATCCGCCAGTTCGAACCTCCCCACTCTGTCTGCTCCGGCATCGGTGAAAGCTCCCTTCTTATGCCCGAACATTTCACTCTCGAAGAGACTCTGAGAGAGTCCTCCGAGATTGACCTTGACAAAACGGTTTGTCTTACGACGGCTGTTTCGGTGGATGGCTTCGGCTATAAGCTCTTTACCTGTACCGCTTTCGCCGGTGATGAGTACTGAAGCATTGGTATTCGCTATCCTTGCGACGGTCGAGAGGACTTTCGTCAGAGCCTCCGAACGCCCGATGATTCCACCGAAGTCATACCTCTCATCTATTTCCCGACGAGAAGTAGGCACATCGGGGCGGTGTCTGCGCCCTCTCAGATCGAGAGCAGTCTCGACGGACTTGAGTAGCTGGCGGTTGTCCCACGGCTTGGTGATGAAGTCAAAAGCTCCCAACTGCATCCCCTGTACCGCCAAAGAGATGGAGCCCCACGCCGTCATGAGGATCACAGGGACTTGGGGGCAGAAGACCTGCACTTTGCTGAGCAGTTCCAGTCCCTCCGCACCTTTGGTCGATAGCGAGAAATTCATATCCATAAGCATGAGGTCGGGAGACTGAGAGCGTACGAAGTCTATCGCAGCCTCGGGACTGGCGACCGAATGCGTCTCATACCCCGCACGCTTGAGCATGAGGGTGAGCGAAGATCTTACGGCGGCATCGTCATCTATGATCAGTATCATGGTGTTTGTTGCTTTTTACAAAGTTAGCTTTTTTGACGAACGGAGGAGATTCGAGACAAGACTTTCGTACCCCTACCCGACGATGATCGATCAGGGAAGAGGTACGAAAGCGTGGATCGGTCTCTCACAAGACCTAATCTCTGACAAGACGATCGATCTCGGCATCTATGTCCATGCCACGCTCATAGTCAAAGAGCGTGAGACTGCGGAGCTGATAGAGGTAGTACCAATAGAGGTGCATCTCGGAGACATACTTCGCACGAGCATTGTCCTTGGAGAGCTGGGCATCATTGAGATCGAGGGTGTTGATCTTCCCGATCATGAATGACTCCACAGAGGTCTCATAACGTTGGCGGGCTATCTCGTCCGCTTCGCGAGCGATACGGAGCTGTTCGGCTTGGTTATTGTATTGCTGGACGAGGAGGAAGATGTTTTGATTGAAGTCCATCTGAGCCTGTTTGAGACGAGAGTCTATGACATTTCTGTTGGACTCCGCCACCTTGACCTTACCCTTACGTTTATCCCAGTCGAGGAGAGGTATGCGCAGCCCCACCTGTACGACTTGGTTGTCCATCAGCTGTTGATAAGCGGTGCGGAAAGCCTGATCCTGACCGGTATAACCAAACGAGGCAAAGAGGTTGATCTCTCGCCGATCTCCCTTGGCCTTGGCTACCTCATAGTCCGCTTCCAGCTGTCGACGACGGATGTTTTGCGCCAGAGGGTTATTCTCGTGAGCCTTCTGCAAGACATCCTCATAGGTGATGACAGGGTAAGTCATCATCTCAGGTACCACAGCCTCTATATCCTCACTCTCCGAGAGGGAGAGGAAGGATCTCAGGCGAAACATTGCGGCATTGAGGGTCGCCTCCTCCTTTGTCAGTGTCGAAGCAGCTTTGAGGGCAGAGAGTTTGAGCTGGAGGAGCTCGTTCTGAGAGATCTGTCCCATCTCGCGGCGCGCCTCGGCAATCTCTGCGATGCGATCGGCATTCTTTTTATTTTGTCGGGCGATATTGAGGTTTTCTTTGGCCAAAAGTAGCTCGAAGTAATAGGTGATCGTGCGGAGGGTAAGTTGTTCGACATGCTCGATATAAGCCGCCTTGGCCTCCTTATACTTGATCGGCTCTATCTTGCCACGCCATTTGAGATGATTGGTGCCGAAGATAGGTTGCGACAGCGTGATCCCGACAGGCACACTCATGAAGTGACGATTGGCACCGACGGTATTGAGCGGGTCGATGTACTGTAAGGCAGAATTGATTGCCACCTTACCTCCCGTGAGGGGGATGTTCTGTTCGATAGAGAGATCCCCCGACATGCGTAGCAGATTGTTGCGGACAAACTTGTACGACCCATCTTCATTTTGATAGAGATTGAAGCCACGACTATAGTCGGGCAGTGTACCCTTGAGGATCACTTCGGGAAGGAGATCGGCACGATAAGTACGATACTCCCAATAGGAGGTCTTCAGCTGGTTGAGTGCCACAGCGGCATCGACAGACTGTCGTCGTGCCAATTCGATGGCCCGGGGCAAGGTCAACACATCTTGTGCCGACACTTGCAATCCCATGGTCATCAAAAGAATAAAGAAAGTATTAATCAGTCTCGTCATCGTTTCAAAGTTTTGAAGATTATTCGTCTCTTAGGGTCTCCGCAGGAGATACATTCACCGCACGGCGAGCAGGGAACCATACCCCAAAGAGTATCATAATGAGGAGCAATATGAAGGTAATCCCGAGGCCTGCAAAGTACCTCTGCACATCAAGATCCATGAAGTAACTCTCTAAGACTTCCTGCTGAAAGAGAAAGACGAAAAGGATCATCACGGGCACCAAAGCCAGCAATAGGATCATCACTCCCTCAATGAAGAACTTCCCGAGCACCTTATTGGGCATATCACCCAAGGCTATGCGAAGTCCTATCTCTGTCTTGCGCTGCTGGGTCCTGAACCAAAACACCCCCGTGACACCCAAAAAGATGTTGATAAGCAAGAAGAGGATCACAAAGAGCTTTTCTTTGAGTTCATTTTCAGAGCTCTTCTGAAAGGCGTCACGTACCTCGGGCATATAGTCGATGGTGTTGAGGTAATAATTACCGAGGCGTAGCTGTTGGGACATCTCCTTGCGAAAGCGCGTGACGAAGTCTCGGTCTTGTTCAGGCTTGACCCGTACACAGAGTTCGAGCCACTCAGGCACGCTGACAAATCCCTTGTAAGAGTTACTCGTCATAGGGTAGTTGATGTAGTCTGACCATTTGTGATAGTCACCATATCGGACATCTTGAGAGACTGCTCCCACTCGATAACCCACAGAGTCTTCGTCATTGAGGTATATCTTCTTCCCGATACAATCTTCTCCGTCGGGAAATAGATCATCCCTCACGGCGGTCGAGACAACCAGTTCGCCACTCTCGGACACCTGTACCAATTCCTCCGTACTGCCCCTCTCGGCCTTGTACTTGAAGACCTTAAAAAAGTCAGGAGTCGACCTGCGAAAGAGTACTGAGCCCTGTGTCCTTAGCGTATCTCGACAACAGACAATGGAGCTATTTTCGCGGTTGTATGGCCTTGCCATAAAAGAATAACTTGCAGCCTCTATCATCGGGTTGTTTTGGACACGTTCGAGGATGGTTGCCAGGTATCCTATCTGCTCATCCACAGAGAGGTCGGGGATATATGCCTTATGGTCAGCGGTGAGCAGTCCGAGTCTCATCTCATAGGTATGCTCCACATCGAAGCCCAACGGCTTGAGATAATTTTTCACAGTATAGTACACCGTATCTCCTATATACCACAAAAATGCAGAGACGATCATGAGCTCCAGCCACAAGGCTATATTTTGCTTACGCTCATTCCAAAGTATCGTAAATATATGCTTAATCATAAGGCAAATTATTTGGATAGGAGAGATTGGACAATGGGTTGGCGAGAAGTGCGCCATGCAGGATAGAGTGCCGACAGCAGGTTGAGTACCAAGCAGAACAAGATCGCATACACGAAGACCATTGGGCTGAGCAAAGCAAAAGGCGAGATCGATATACCTCCCATCTTACTTGCCATCTCTCGACCTCCATAGATGATGTCGGCAAAAGCGTAAGAGGACACGAACGACAAGAATATCCCTATCAGTCCCCCGAGCAATGTCTGCACAAGGCTCTCCCAGAGGACCTGAGAGAGTAGGTCGCTGCGCTTGGCTCCGAAGGCACGACGCACACCGAGCTCAGAGAGACGCTTGCGCATCCGTGAAGTCGTCATCCCCGAGAGGTTGATGGCAGGCACGATGAGCAGAAGGGCGATGAGGATGGCATACTGCCTCTTGACACTTGCCACATCGGGAGTGACGTTGGCAGCGACACGCTGTAGGAAAGTAAAGTGGTTGTCGGGCTGTTCTCTATAATAAGCTATGTACTCGGGCTGAGCATCATTGTGCTTGACCCTCAAGGTCTCAGCCTCCTCACGTATCTTGTCGAAGTCCTTGGACGACTTGGCCAAGATCAAGACCGAACACACGCCATTGATATTGGAGATGAAATCCGAAGGCAACACCCCCTTATGTATCGGAGTCCAGATCTGGGCATAAGCCGCTGTCGCCAGTGGGGTCACATCCCGCACCACTCCTGAGACGAGGTGTTCGGTAAGGTTGATGACGATGGTCTTCCCTGTGACGGCTGTCGTACCAAAGACCTTGCGTGCGACCGTCTCAGAGATGACGGCACG
This is a stretch of genomic DNA from Porphyromonas cangingivalis. It encodes these proteins:
- a CDS encoding sigma-54-dependent transcriptional regulator, producing MILIIDDDAAVRSSLTLMLKRAGYETHSVASPEAAIDFVRSQSPDLMLMDMNFSLSTKGAEGLELLSKVQVFCPQVPVILMTAWGSISLAVQGMQLGAFDFITKPWDNRQLLKSVETALDLRGRRHRPDVPTSRREIDERYDFGGIIGRSEALTKVLSTVARIANTNASVLITGESGTGKELIAEAIHRNSRRKTNRFVKVNLGGLSQSLFESEMFGHKKGAFTDAGADRVGRFELADKGTIFLDEIGELDLTCQVKLLRVLQDQTFEALGDSHPRKVDVRVVSATNANLAQMVQDKTFREDLFYRINLIQVYLPALRERREDIPLLAQFFADRQAEALGQPRVNFASDALELLERLPFPGNIRELKNLIDRTILISPTTSITAKDIEAQIMETVPVEMSPPASRDVKLEDLEARAIRAAIEMHNGNLSKAAKSLGISRAALYRRMEKHGL
- a CDS encoding TolC family protein, with amino-acid sequence MTMGLQVSAQDVLTLPRAIELARRQSVDAAVALNQLKTSYWEYRTYRADLLPEVILKGTLPDYSRGFNLYQNEDGSYKFVRNNLLRMSGDLSIEQNIPLTGGKVAINSALQYIDPLNTVGANRHFMSVPVGITLSQPIFGTNHLKWRGKIEPIKYKEAKAAYIEHVEQLTLRTITYYFELLLAKENLNIARQNKKNADRIAEIAEARREMGQISQNELLQLKLSALKAASTLTKEEATLNAAMFRLRSFLSLSESEDIEAVVPEMMTYPVITYEDVLQKAHENNPLAQNIRRRQLEADYEVAKAKGDRREINLFASFGYTGQDQAFRTAYQQLMDNQVVQVGLRIPLLDWDKRKGKVKVAESNRNVIDSRLKQAQMDFNQNIFLLVQQYNNQAEQLRIAREADEIARQRYETSVESFMIGKINTLDLNDAQLSKDNARAKYVSEMHLYWYYLYQLRSLTLFDYERGMDIDAEIDRLVRD
- a CDS encoding ABC transporter permease, which produces MIKHIFTILWNERKQNIALWLELMIVSAFLWYIGDTVYYTVKNYLKPLGFDVEHTYEMRLGLLTADHKAYIPDLSVDEQIGYLATILERVQNNPMIEAASYSFMARPYNRENSSIVCCRDTLRTQGSVLFRRSTPDFFKVFKYKAERGSTEELVQVSESGELVVSTAVRDDLFPDGEDCIGKKIYLNDEDSVGYRVGAVSQDVRYGDYHKWSDYINYPMTSNSYKGFVSVPEWLELCVRVKPEQDRDFVTRFRKEMSQQLRLGNYYLNTIDYMPEVRDAFQKSSENELKEKLFVILFLLINIFLGVTGVFWFRTQQRKTEIGLRIALGDMPNKVLGKFFIEGVMILLLALVPVMILFVFLFQQEVLESYFMDLDVQRYFAGLGITFILLLIMILFGVWFPARRAVNVSPAETLRDE
- a CDS encoding ABC transporter permease, producing MIKIYFKQTWRLLKENPILSTISILGTALAICMIMVMVMAHEVKNAPYAPEVNRDRMLYVKTMTALHKEDPKESNSANAALSYTLAKECFKPLKTPEAVSIVSFFYDSYAMTTQVGSDDLQRFDKMLVDEVFWDIFDFSFIDGKPFTQADVEAGLPRAVISETVARKVFGTTAVTGKTIVINLTEHLVSGVVRDVTPLATAAYAQIWTPIHKGVLPSDFISNINGVCSVLILAKSSKDFDKIREEAETLRVKHNDAQPEYIAYYREQPDNHFTFLQRVAANVTPDVASVKRQYAILIALLLIVPAINLSGMTTSRMRKRLSELGVRRAFGAKRSDLLSQVLWESLVQTLLGGLIGIFLSFVSSYAFADIIYGGREMASKMGGISISPFALLSPMVFVYAILFCLVLNLLSALYPAWRTSRQPIVQSLLSK